A window of the Gossypium hirsutum isolate 1008001.06 chromosome A03, Gossypium_hirsutum_v2.1, whole genome shotgun sequence genome harbors these coding sequences:
- the LOC107948305 gene encoding D-galacturonate reductase isoform X2, giving the protein MENKVPIVSVVSSFSGLTMPVIGMGTASYPPVDAGTLKSAIVEAISAGYRHFDTAFIYGSEQPIGAAIAEALNIGLIKSRNELFITSKLWCTYAEPDLVIPAIKMSLENLQLEYLDLYLIHWPLKFSKEVSRFPVPKEEVSVIDIKTVWSAMEECQLLGLTKAIGVSNFSSRKLEEILSLAKIPPAVNQVEMNPLWQQKELNEYCKAKGIHVSAHSPLGSKGTLWGDNRIFDCHALKEIAEAKGKTIAQICLRWVYEQGASVIAKSFNKKRMEENLEIFDWSLSVEELEKIRVLPQCKINSIGTFIEPSAELEAQL; this is encoded by the exons atggaGAATAAAGTTCCAATCGTTTCAGTCGTCTCCTCCTTTAGCGGGCTAACCATGCCAGTGATAGGCATGGGGACAGCCTCGTATCCACCAGTTGATGCAGGGACCCTAAAATCAGCCATTGTTGAGGCAATCAGTGCCGGGTATCGCCACTTTGATACAGCTTTCATATATGGGTCTGAGCAGCCAATTGGAGCAGCAATCGCTGAGGCCTTGAACATTGGCCTCATCAAGTCCCGGAATGAACTCTTTATCACTTCCAAACTATGGTGCACTTATGCTGAGCCAGACTTGGTCATTCCCGCCATCAAAATGAGTCTCGA GAATCTTCAGCTAGAATATCTTGATCTTTATCTCATACATTGGCCACTAAAGTTTAGCAAAGAGGTGAGTCGTTTTCCGGTTCCCAAAGAAGAAGTATCTGTTATTGATATCAAAACAGTTTGGAGTGCCATGGAAGAGTGTCAACTTCTGGGTCTCACCAAAGCCATTGGTGTCTCTAACTTCTCTTCGAGAAAGCTTGAAGAAATCCTTTCCTTGGCCAAAATCCCTCCCGCCGTCAACCAG gtGGAGATGAACCCTCTTTGGCAGCAAAAGGAGCTGAATGAGTACTGCAAGGCGAAGGGTATTCATGTTTCAGCTCATTCCCCTCTGGGCTCAAAGGGCACGTTGTGGGGAGATAACAGGATTTTCGACTGTCATGCTTTGAAAGAGATTGCTGAGGCCAAAGGGAAAACAATTGCCCAG ATTTGTCTAAGATGGGTGTACGAGCAAGGGGCAAGTGTGATAGCAAAGAGCTTCAACAAGAAGAGAATGGAGGAGAACCTTGAAATATTTGATTGGTCATTGAGTGTAGAAGAATTGGAGAAGATCAGAGTTCTTCCCCAGTGCAAAATTAACTCCATCGGTACATTTATCGAGCCCAGCGCCGAGCTTGAGGCACAGCTATGA
- the LOC107948305 gene encoding D-galacturonate reductase isoform X1 encodes MENKVPIVSVVSSFSGLTMPVIGMGTASYPPVDAGTLKSAIVEAISAGYRHFDTAFIYGSEQPIGAAIAEALNIGLIKSRNELFITSKLWCTYAEPDLVIPAIKMSLENLQLEYLDLYLIHWPLKFSKEVSRFPVPKEEVSVIDIKTVWSAMEECQLLGLTKAIGVSNFSSRKLEEILSLAKIPPAVNQVEMNPLWQQKELNEYCKAKGIHVSAHSPLGSKGTLWGDNRIFDCHALKEIAEAKGKTIAQRWQICLRWVYEQGASVIAKSFNKKRMEENLEIFDWSLSVEELEKIRVLPQCKINSIGTFIEPSAELEAQL; translated from the exons atggaGAATAAAGTTCCAATCGTTTCAGTCGTCTCCTCCTTTAGCGGGCTAACCATGCCAGTGATAGGCATGGGGACAGCCTCGTATCCACCAGTTGATGCAGGGACCCTAAAATCAGCCATTGTTGAGGCAATCAGTGCCGGGTATCGCCACTTTGATACAGCTTTCATATATGGGTCTGAGCAGCCAATTGGAGCAGCAATCGCTGAGGCCTTGAACATTGGCCTCATCAAGTCCCGGAATGAACTCTTTATCACTTCCAAACTATGGTGCACTTATGCTGAGCCAGACTTGGTCATTCCCGCCATCAAAATGAGTCTCGA GAATCTTCAGCTAGAATATCTTGATCTTTATCTCATACATTGGCCACTAAAGTTTAGCAAAGAGGTGAGTCGTTTTCCGGTTCCCAAAGAAGAAGTATCTGTTATTGATATCAAAACAGTTTGGAGTGCCATGGAAGAGTGTCAACTTCTGGGTCTCACCAAAGCCATTGGTGTCTCTAACTTCTCTTCGAGAAAGCTTGAAGAAATCCTTTCCTTGGCCAAAATCCCTCCCGCCGTCAACCAG gtGGAGATGAACCCTCTTTGGCAGCAAAAGGAGCTGAATGAGTACTGCAAGGCGAAGGGTATTCATGTTTCAGCTCATTCCCCTCTGGGCTCAAAGGGCACGTTGTGGGGAGATAACAGGATTTTCGACTGTCATGCTTTGAAAGAGATTGCTGAGGCCAAAGGGAAAACAATTGCCCAG AGATGGCAGATTTGTCTAAGATGGGTGTACGAGCAAGGGGCAAGTGTGATAGCAAAGAGCTTCAACAAGAAGAGAATGGAGGAGAACCTTGAAATATTTGATTGGTCATTGAGTGTAGAAGAATTGGAGAAGATCAGAGTTCTTCCCCAGTGCAAAATTAACTCCATCGGTACATTTATCGAGCCCAGCGCCGAGCTTGAGGCACAGCTATGA